In the genome of Bacteroidales bacterium, one region contains:
- the rnr gene encoding ribonuclease R: MSKSRKKPPVRVNPFMKAVLAIFANNPHKGYNFRQVAAQLGVQDKASRELVSNILYDLENHGEIISVKQGKYQLHPDKAAAAVVSAVISGTVDMKHTGKAYVITEDLGEDVYIAANNTNHALNGDKVKVRLFPKRQGRKIEGQIIEILQRAKTHFVGVIQAAKKYAFLIPDNPNMPVDIFIPLEKLHGAANGMKAVARITDWPRESNTPFGEITDVLGSPGEHEVEMNSILVEFDFPVKFPESVEREADRLPVEITPHEISQRKDFRETFTITIDPEDAKDFDDALSLKKLENGHWEVGVHIADVSWYVKPGNVIDQEAFERGTSVYLVDRVIPMLPEKLSNNVCSLKPREDKLCFSAVFELDDDARVIREWFGKAIINSDRRFNYEEVQQMIEGGDGDFKEEILILHQLATKLRQDRFGKGSIDFRSEEVKFRLDEKGKPLDTYIKENKESNWLIEDFMLLANRRVAEKVGLVRGKTKPKTFVYRIHDKPSTEKLQNFIEFLGKLGYSIRTNSRKTLAQSFNQLFKDIEGKGEENMIESIAIRTMAKAKYSTKNIGHYGLGFDFYSHFTSPIRRYPDLMAHRLLFEYLKGAPGVDEETYEEKCIHSSIMERKAEEAERASVKYKQAEYLADKIGQEFNGLISGVSKWGIFVELEGNKCEGMVSLKNMQDDFYYLDEENYRVVGSRNGKEYQLGNPVRIRVKSIDLSKKQMDFELVETL, translated from the coding sequence ATGTCCAAATCACGCAAAAAACCCCCCGTCAGGGTGAATCCCTTTATGAAAGCCGTCCTGGCCATCTTTGCAAATAACCCCCACAAAGGATACAATTTCCGCCAGGTGGCCGCCCAGCTGGGCGTTCAGGACAAGGCCTCCCGTGAACTTGTCAGCAACATCCTGTACGATCTTGAAAACCACGGGGAAATCATCTCCGTCAAACAGGGAAAATACCAGCTCCATCCCGACAAAGCAGCCGCCGCTGTTGTCAGCGCGGTGATCTCCGGGACGGTGGACATGAAGCACACCGGAAAAGCCTATGTCATCACGGAAGATCTTGGGGAAGATGTCTACATCGCAGCCAACAACACCAATCACGCCCTGAACGGCGATAAAGTGAAGGTGCGCCTGTTCCCGAAACGCCAGGGTAGAAAGATCGAAGGACAGATCATCGAAATACTCCAGCGGGCCAAGACCCATTTCGTGGGTGTGATTCAGGCCGCAAAAAAGTATGCCTTCCTGATCCCCGACAATCCCAACATGCCCGTCGACATCTTCATACCGCTGGAGAAACTCCACGGAGCGGCCAACGGGATGAAGGCCGTCGCCCGCATCACCGACTGGCCCCGCGAGTCGAACACCCCCTTCGGGGAAATTACTGACGTGCTCGGAAGCCCCGGAGAACATGAAGTGGAAATGAACTCCATCCTGGTGGAATTCGACTTTCCGGTGAAATTTCCCGAAAGCGTTGAAAGGGAAGCGGACAGGCTCCCGGTGGAAATCACCCCGCACGAGATCAGCCAGCGGAAAGATTTCAGGGAAACGTTCACCATCACCATCGATCCGGAAGATGCCAAGGACTTCGACGACGCTCTTTCGCTGAAGAAGCTCGAGAACGGCCACTGGGAGGTGGGCGTGCACATTGCCGATGTTTCCTGGTATGTCAAACCCGGTAACGTCATCGACCAGGAAGCCTTCGAAAGAGGCACCTCGGTGTACCTGGTCGACCGCGTGATCCCCATGCTCCCCGAAAAACTCTCCAACAACGTCTGCTCCCTGAAACCCCGCGAGGATAAACTCTGCTTTTCCGCCGTCTTTGAACTGGACGACGATGCACGGGTCATTCGTGAATGGTTCGGAAAAGCCATCATCAACTCCGACAGGCGATTCAACTATGAAGAGGTACAGCAGATGATCGAGGGCGGCGACGGTGATTTTAAAGAAGAGATCCTGATCCTGCACCAGCTGGCCACCAAACTCAGGCAGGATCGCTTCGGCAAAGGATCCATCGACTTCCGCTCCGAAGAGGTCAAATTCAGGCTCGATGAAAAAGGCAAACCCCTCGATACCTATATCAAGGAAAATAAAGAATCCAACTGGCTCATCGAAGATTTTATGCTGCTGGCCAACCGTCGCGTGGCTGAAAAGGTAGGACTTGTCAGGGGAAAAACAAAACCCAAAACCTTTGTTTACCGCATCCACGATAAACCCAGCACCGAAAAACTGCAGAATTTCATCGAGTTCCTGGGCAAACTGGGGTATTCCATCCGGACCAACTCCAGAAAAACACTGGCCCAGTCGTTCAACCAGCTTTTCAAAGATATCGAGGGTAAAGGCGAGGAGAACATGATCGAATCCATCGCCATCCGCACCATGGCCAAAGCGAAGTATTCCACCAAAAACATCGGTCACTACGGACTTGGTTTCGATTTTTATTCCCATTTCACCTCTCCCATCCGGCGATATCCTGATCTGATGGCACATCGCTTACTCTTTGAATACCTGAAGGGAGCACCCGGTGTAGATGAAGAAACCTATGAAGAAAAATGCATCCATTCGTCCATCATGGAACGCAAGGCCGAGGAGGCGGAAAGGGCGTCGGTCAAATACAAACAGGCTGAATATCTGGCAGATAAGATCGGACAGGAATTCAACGGCCTGATATCCGGGGTAAGCAAATGGGGCATCTTTGTCGAGCTCGAAGGAAACAAATGCGAGGGAATGGTATCCCTGAAGAATATGCAGGATGATTTCTATTACCTGGACGAAGAAAATTACCGTGTCGTCGGCAGCCGGAACGGAAAAGAGTACCAGCTGGGCAACCCGGTCAGGATCAGGGTAAAAAGCATCGACCTGTCGAAAAAGCAAATGGATTTCGAGCTGGTTGAAACCCTATGA
- a CDS encoding sigma-70 family RNA polymerase sigma factor, with product MWLFSKKNSSAEPVYADDELISRYRASGETRYIGTLFTRYTHLVYGVCLKYLQDKEDARDAVMDIFEDLMQNLHSHDVETFKNWLYTVSKNHCLMILRKEASVEKVKKQWVASFSEEIMDSGDVLHLDRNELDNRLSKMMDALRRLSEEQRTCLELLYLHDKSYQEVSDMTGYSMNQVKSHIQNGKRNMKNLLVKEHG from the coding sequence GTGTGGTTATTCAGTAAGAAAAATAGTTCAGCCGAGCCGGTTTATGCGGACGATGAACTGATTTCCCGGTATCGGGCCTCCGGCGAAACACGCTACATCGGCACCCTGTTTACGCGTTATACCCATCTGGTCTACGGTGTTTGCCTGAAATACCTCCAGGACAAGGAAGATGCGCGCGATGCCGTGATGGATATCTTTGAAGACCTGATGCAGAACCTGCACTCCCATGACGTGGAAACCTTTAAAAACTGGCTTTATACCGTTTCCAAAAATCACTGCCTGATGATCCTTCGAAAAGAGGCTTCCGTTGAAAAGGTCAAAAAGCAATGGGTGGCATCCTTTTCGGAAGAAATTATGGATTCCGGGGATGTTTTGCATCTTGATAGAAATGAGCTGGACAACCGGCTTTCAAAAATGATGGATGCACTCCGGCGACTCAGTGAGGAACAGCGAACCTGCCTGGAACTGCTTTATCTTCACGATAAATCCTATCAGGAGGTATCAGATATGACCGGATACAGCATGAATCAGGTCAAAAGTCATATTCAGAACGGTAAACGCAACATGAAAAACCTGCTGGTCAAAGAACATGGCTAA
- a CDS encoding type II toxin-antitoxin system RelE/ParE family toxin, translating to MIRSFGSRETEKIWNGIRSGKLPDEIQHIARRKLRMLNNSLTLNDLTVPPSSNLEKLKGELRDYHSIRINDQWRIIFHWEKGHSYNVEIIDYH from the coding sequence ATGATACGATCTTTTGGATCCAGGGAAACGGAAAAAATCTGGAATGGGATCAGATCCGGAAAGTTGCCCGATGAAATTCAGCATATTGCCAGGCGGAAACTACGAATGCTTAATAATTCATTAACTTTAAATGACTTGACAGTTCCACCATCCAGCAATTTAGAAAAACTGAAAGGTGAATTAAGGGATTATCATAGCATACGCATTAATGATCAGTGGAGGATTATTTTTCATTGGGAGAAAGGGCACTCCTATAATGTCGAAATAATTGATTATCATTGA
- a CDS encoding VIT domain-containing protein, producing MKTNAVISRMLLLPILCSLLLFSGAQNVILPVIQDPEPESDRSSSPYFFVPSEDPSTDQLPLKSTSAEVQISGVIADVRVTQVYENEGKNDLEAVYVFPASTRAAVYALKMTIGERTITARIEESGKARDDYEQARQEGRTASLLEQQRPNVFQMNVANILPGDVITVELSYTELLIPEKGIYEFVYPTVTGPRYTGPGRDDDPWNANPYTQEGNKPLYTFGIRVGLTSPVPIKDLRSTSHAIQTSYSGSRSAAVTLSESEHYGGNRDFILQFRLSGDKLESGVLLSEGDENFFLAMIQPPRMITPEMIPPREYVFIVDVSGSMYGYPINISKKLLKDLIGSLRPSDRFNVILFAGDSRLLSDRSLPANGENIGKAVRMIEEQSGGGGTEILPALEKALSLKTDNEYARTFIIATDGYVAVEKEVFRLIRENLGRANFFPFGIGTSVNRYIIEGMAHAGQGTAFVATNESEAETMAKRFREYVQSPVLSNIKMSFNGLDVYDVEPLSVPDVFSERPVLVFGKWRGNPSGEIGLEGLSGRTSYRQTIEVNTRDLNRNNEGLKYLWARERIRILDDFAGLGEENELQAQITSLGLKYNLLTRYTSFVAIDSQVRNAGGEQITVRQPLPLPEGVSNYAVGASSGGAMIQGVNGKLKGHTFLGGVRVPAREAGSIGDFAVEYPSSEWESDPEEPVFTVAEVAPVFNHLGQSLEEFIWEHVKNPYPWPDRGTGGEVYLTFVVEKDGTVSDIRVLRGLSAECDQEAIRVIKLTSSFWTPALQRGVPVRMQMRVAVKFGE from the coding sequence ATGAAAACAAATGCCGTGATCAGCAGGATGTTACTTCTTCCCATCCTTTGCAGCTTATTGCTTTTTTCCGGTGCCCAGAATGTCATTTTACCTGTCATTCAGGATCCTGAACCCGAAAGCGACCGTTCTTCCTCGCCCTATTTTTTCGTTCCGTCGGAGGATCCTTCCACCGATCAGCTCCCCCTGAAATCCACCTCGGCGGAGGTACAGATCAGCGGGGTGATTGCCGACGTCAGGGTGACGCAGGTGTATGAAAATGAAGGGAAAAATGACCTGGAGGCTGTCTACGTCTTCCCGGCCTCCACCCGCGCGGCCGTGTATGCGCTGAAGATGACCATCGGGGAACGGACCATCACTGCCCGGATCGAGGAGAGCGGTAAAGCCAGGGATGATTATGAGCAGGCGCGGCAGGAGGGAAGAACGGCTTCGCTGCTGGAACAACAGCGGCCGAATGTGTTTCAGATGAATGTGGCCAACATCCTGCCGGGTGATGTGATCACCGTCGAATTGTCCTATACGGAGCTGCTCATCCCTGAAAAGGGGATTTATGAGTTTGTTTATCCAACTGTGACCGGACCCAGGTACACCGGTCCCGGGAGGGATGATGATCCCTGGAACGCCAACCCTTACACGCAGGAGGGAAATAAGCCGTTGTACACCTTCGGTATCCGTGTCGGTCTCACCTCGCCGGTCCCCATAAAGGATCTCAGGAGCACTTCACACGCGATACAGACCAGTTACAGCGGGAGCCGGTCGGCTGCAGTGACCCTGTCGGAAAGTGAACACTATGGCGGCAACCGGGATTTCATTCTGCAGTTCCGCCTGTCGGGTGATAAACTGGAGTCGGGAGTTTTGTTGTCGGAAGGTGATGAGAACTTCTTCCTGGCCATGATCCAGCCGCCGCGGATGATCACCCCGGAGATGATCCCTCCGCGGGAGTATGTTTTCATCGTGGATGTGTCGGGCTCGATGTACGGTTATCCGATCAACATCTCCAAAAAACTGCTGAAGGACCTGATCGGCAGTCTGCGGCCGTCGGACCGTTTCAATGTGATCCTTTTCGCCGGGGATTCCAGGCTGCTGTCGGACAGGTCGCTGCCGGCCAATGGAGAGAACATCGGCAAAGCGGTCAGGATGATCGAGGAACAGAGTGGCGGAGGCGGTACGGAGATCCTGCCTGCGCTCGAAAAAGCGTTGTCGCTGAAAACTGACAATGAATACGCCCGCACATTCATCATTGCCACCGACGGGTATGTTGCCGTTGAGAAGGAGGTGTTCCGGCTGATCCGTGAGAACCTGGGGCGGGCAAACTTTTTTCCTTTTGGCATCGGTACATCGGTCAATCGGTACATCATCGAGGGTATGGCCCATGCCGGTCAGGGAACTGCATTTGTTGCCACGAACGAATCGGAGGCAGAAACGATGGCCAAACGGTTCAGGGAATATGTCCAGAGCCCCGTTCTGTCCAATATCAAAATGAGCTTCAATGGTCTTGATGTTTATGATGTGGAGCCGCTGAGCGTTCCGGACGTGTTTTCAGAAAGACCAGTGCTCGTCTTCGGAAAATGGAGGGGCAATCCATCGGGAGAGATCGGCCTTGAGGGATTATCAGGGAGGACCAGCTACCGGCAGACCATTGAAGTCAACACCAGGGATTTAAACCGTAATAATGAAGGTTTGAAATACCTCTGGGCGCGGGAACGGATCCGCATCCTGGATGATTTTGCAGGATTGGGCGAGGAAAACGAGCTGCAGGCGCAGATCACCAGCCTGGGCCTGAAGTACAACCTGCTTACCCGGTACACTTCGTTCGTCGCCATTGATTCGCAGGTGCGCAATGCAGGCGGGGAGCAGATCACGGTCAGGCAGCCGCTGCCCCTGCCGGAGGGCGTCAGCAATTATGCGGTGGGAGCGTCTTCGGGAGGTGCGATGATTCAGGGAGTCAACGGGAAACTGAAGGGACATACATTCCTGGGCGGGGTGCGTGTCCCGGCAAGGGAAGCAGGGAGCATAGGGGATTTTGCCGTGGAATATCCTTCTTCCGAATGGGAGTCCGATCCGGAAGAACCGGTTTTTACCGTTGCTGAAGTTGCACCTGTCTTTAACCACCTGGGGCAGTCGCTCGAAGAATTCATCTGGGAACATGTCAAAAATCCGTACCCGTGGCCTGACCGTGGCACGGGTGGGGAGGTGTATCTTACGTTTGTTGTGGAAAAGGATGGGACGGTCTCAGATATACGGGTTTTAAGAGGTCTCTCTGCTGAGTGCGATCAGGAGGCGATTCGTGTGATAAAACTGACCAGCTCTTTCTGGACCCCGGCCCTGCAGAGGGGCGTACCGGTGAGGATGCAGATGCGGGTGGCGGTGAAGTTTGGGGAGTAG
- a CDS encoding YihY/virulence factor BrkB family protein: protein MKQLREYYLQARTYLEKDIWRIHLSQLPYYKSLYIRLLRIVMIVLRSVSKGKLTLRSSSLTFYSILAIVPFLAIIFGIAKGFGAEASIRDFILDSLAIQEQFMTRIIDFANKLLEKTHGGLMAGIAFILLIWTIVTVLNTVERTFNNIWQIYKKRSFIRKFTDYLALILVAPALIIISSSITVYVSTQLDTLADKIRVLEFITPLVIFLAKLLPYLLIWILLTFVYMIFPNTKVKFKSALLAGIVAGTVYQILQWYYIRFQVGITNYNAIYGSFAAIPLFLIWINLSWQIILLGAEISFADQNVDTYDFEDNSMRLSHAHKRLLAMMIMHRIIRQFEEGNRPLSSSEIAISLGIPARLTNQLINMLVDCHLVSETYDKELNESGFQPARAISTITIQGMIGTIDYHGMEDIIVNDSRLMAALEEKIGNFRTALEKSPSNVLIKDL, encoded by the coding sequence GTGAAGCAACTCCGGGAATATTACCTTCAGGCCCGAACCTATCTTGAAAAGGATATCTGGCGGATCCATCTTTCCCAGTTACCCTATTACAAGTCGCTGTATATACGGCTGCTCCGCATTGTCATGATCGTTTTGCGGAGTGTGAGCAAGGGCAAACTGACCTTACGCTCATCCTCGCTGACGTTCTATTCCATTCTGGCCATTGTGCCGTTCCTGGCCATCATTTTCGGCATTGCCAAGGGATTCGGCGCTGAAGCATCGATCCGGGACTTCATCCTGGATAGTCTGGCCATCCAGGAACAGTTCATGACGCGGATCATTGATTTTGCCAACAAGCTTCTGGAAAAGACACACGGCGGTCTGATGGCAGGCATTGCATTCATCCTGCTGATCTGGACCATCGTCACCGTCCTGAATACGGTCGAACGTACCTTCAACAACATCTGGCAGATCTATAAAAAACGCTCCTTCATCCGCAAGTTTACCGACTACCTGGCCCTGATCCTGGTGGCACCCGCGCTGATCATCATCTCAAGCAGCATAACGGTCTATGTTTCCACCCAGCTGGATACACTGGCTGACAAGATCAGGGTGCTTGAATTCATCACTCCCCTGGTGATCTTCCTGGCAAAGCTCCTTCCCTATCTGCTGATCTGGATCCTGTTGACGTTCGTTTACATGATCTTTCCCAACACCAAGGTCAAATTCAAATCAGCGCTGCTGGCAGGCATCGTGGCCGGAACGGTTTACCAGATCCTGCAGTGGTATTATATTCGCTTCCAGGTGGGCATTACCAATTACAATGCGATCTACGGCAGTTTTGCAGCCATCCCGCTTTTTTTGATCTGGATCAACCTCAGCTGGCAGATCATCCTTTTGGGTGCCGAGATCTCCTTTGCTGATCAAAATGTTGATACGTATGATTTCGAGGATAACTCCATGCGGCTGAGCCACGCGCACAAGCGCCTTCTGGCCATGATGATCATGCACCGGATCATCCGGCAGTTTGAGGAAGGCAATCGGCCCCTGAGCTCCTCCGAAATTGCCATCAGCCTTGGCATCCCTGCTCGTCTGACCAACCAGCTGATCAACATGCTGGTGGATTGCCATCTGGTCAGTGAAACATACGACAAAGAACTCAACGAAAGCGGTTTCCAGCCCGCCCGGGCGATTTCCACCATCACGATCCAGGGAATGATTGGAACGATCGACTACCATGGAATGGAGGATATCATCGTTAACGACTCCCGGCTTATGGCGGCACTGGAAGAAAAGATCGGTAACTTCCGGACAGCCCTGGAAAAATCGCCTTCCAACGTTTTAATCAAAGATCTCTGA
- a CDS encoding TonB family protein: protein MAKKIPISPLLTPSGCLTSQTIRSFLEGSLSVDDQNIVLDHLDTCRFCQDAVEGLTGGKNSRVTDREIASLNQQILEMTSAASSRRLRPVTGKISVMKTWTVAAAAASVVLFIGIFLLLRQPGSDHPEALIALKDTTPEKSVQIPHNEQGSVTEAPKVVTREDIAPREKSQPEPVASRPPSTEIIPTDRTEPSEIPAEELASAVRAYPATDSLAQGAETDQAIIIEMEDITVAEPPAVVEGVALGRVSAGKSKSALRTVNVSREMPQGEEIFTVAEHWPEFPGGQDSLDAFLHRNLRYPEQALAVKTEGTVYLSFVVETDGSLSDIKVLRGLSPECAQEAIRLVNSMPLWIPGRQKNTPVRVQYHLPIQFQLPD from the coding sequence ATGGCTAAAAAAATCCCCATATCACCCCTGTTGACTCCCTCCGGTTGTCTGACCTCCCAAACCATCCGCAGCTTCCTGGAAGGCAGCTTATCCGTTGATGATCAGAACATCGTTCTGGATCATCTGGATACCTGCAGGTTCTGCCAGGATGCGGTGGAGGGGCTGACCGGAGGAAAAAATTCACGGGTGACTGACCGTGAAATCGCCTCCCTCAACCAGCAGATCCTGGAAATGACTTCTGCAGCTTCCTCCCGAAGGCTTCGCCCAGTGACCGGAAAAATATCCGTGATGAAGACCTGGACGGTTGCCGCTGCGGCCGCATCGGTCGTCCTTTTCATTGGTATTTTCCTTCTGTTGCGGCAACCCGGCAGCGATCATCCGGAAGCACTGATCGCACTGAAGGATACCACCCCGGAGAAATCGGTGCAAATACCTCATAATGAACAGGGTTCTGTTACGGAAGCTCCAAAGGTTGTCACCCGTGAGGACATCGCACCCAGGGAAAAATCTCAACCAGAACCGGTGGCATCCAGGCCTCCCTCCACAGAGATCATTCCGACCGACAGAACAGAACCATCCGAAATCCCGGCGGAAGAACTGGCTTCAGCCGTTAGAGCCTATCCGGCAACGGACAGCCTGGCTCAGGGGGCTGAAACAGATCAGGCCATAATCATAGAAATGGAAGACATCACCGTGGCAGAGCCACCGGCAGTTGTTGAGGGAGTCGCGCTCGGTCGTGTATCGGCCGGGAAGAGTAAAAGCGCCTTAAGGACGGTCAATGTCAGTCGGGAAATGCCACAGGGTGAAGAAATATTCACCGTTGCTGAACATTGGCCTGAGTTTCCCGGAGGACAAGACAGCCTTGATGCCTTTCTGCACCGGAATCTTCGCTATCCGGAGCAGGCTCTGGCCGTAAAAACAGAAGGAACCGTCTATCTGAGCTTCGTTGTGGAAACAGACGGGTCCCTTTCAGATATAAAAGTCTTGCGTGGCCTTTCCCCGGAGTGTGCTCAGGAAGCGATCCGGCTGGTCAATTCCATGCCTCTCTGGATTCCCGGAAGGCAAAAAAACACCCCGGTTCGTGTTCAATACCATTTACCTATTCAGTTCCAACTCCCGGATTAA
- a CDS encoding ABC transporter ATP-binding protein: MPLLDIRDLTVEFRDEADSVTAVDHVSFSIEPGKILGIVGESGSGKSVTALSVMRLISVPAGHITNGKILFQLTDSHPVDLLTLTEKEMRSYRGNRISMIFQEPMTSLNPVLTCGRQVAETIRLHQNVPASSARRKTLDLFSETQLPDPEEIYRSYPFQLSGGQRQRVMIAMAVSSHPALLIADEPTTALDVTIQQNILALIKELQHRYGMAVLFISHDLGVIRQIADTALVMRNGCIVEAGPVDSIFTHPRHPYTRGLMACRPPLDIRLKRLPVAADFTESLEKGPLNPGPSLSVSVSPEERSRRIEQLYLQQPVLQVIHLKTFFPLPGKLFSRVRNYRKAVDDMLFEVYPGETLGLAGESGCGKTTLGRSVLRLIEPTSGQVIYKGRLLLDLSRTEIREFRKNLQIIFQDPYSSLNPRMTAGMAIVEPMKVHGLHSGEKARRLKAFELLEKVNMEERYFYRYPHELSGGQRQRICIARALAVEPEFIICDEVVSALDVSIQAQVLNLLNALKEEFNLTYIFISHDLSVVKFMSDRIIIMKDGKIVEMADAEELYQNPHDPYTRNLIQAIPVLSVGSGAKRRPDESQDQQSAKV, from the coding sequence ATGCCTTTGCTTGACATACGGGATTTGACGGTGGAGTTTCGGGACGAGGCTGATTCGGTGACGGCGGTTGATCACGTTTCGTTTTCCATTGAGCCGGGTAAGATCCTGGGGATCGTTGGTGAGTCGGGCTCAGGTAAATCCGTGACCGCCCTTTCGGTCATGCGTTTGATCTCCGTACCGGCAGGCCATATCACGAATGGAAAGATCCTTTTTCAGCTTACGGACTCCCATCCTGTTGATCTGCTGACCCTTACCGAAAAAGAAATGCGATCGTACCGGGGCAACAGGATTTCCATGATCTTCCAGGAACCGATGACATCCCTGAATCCGGTACTTACCTGCGGAAGGCAGGTGGCTGAAACCATCAGGCTGCATCAGAACGTTCCGGCATCCAGTGCCAGAAGAAAGACCCTGGACCTGTTTTCCGAAACGCAGTTGCCCGACCCTGAGGAAATTTACCGGTCCTATCCTTTTCAGCTGTCGGGCGGGCAACGGCAGCGGGTCATGATCGCCATGGCGGTTTCGTCACATCCTGCCCTGCTCATTGCCGATGAACCTACCACGGCCCTGGATGTCACCATTCAGCAAAACATCCTGGCGTTGATCAAGGAGCTTCAGCACAGGTATGGAATGGCCGTTCTGTTCATCTCCCACGATCTGGGAGTGATCAGGCAAATAGCTGACACGGCGCTGGTGATGCGGAACGGTTGCATCGTCGAGGCAGGTCCTGTGGATTCCATTTTCACTCATCCCCGGCATCCCTATACGCGGGGATTGATGGCTTGCCGCCCTCCGCTGGATATCAGGCTGAAAAGACTGCCAGTTGCAGCCGATTTCACCGAAAGCCTGGAAAAGGGGCCGCTGAACCCCGGTCCATCGCTCTCCGTAAGCGTTTCCCCGGAAGAACGGTCCCGCCGTATTGAGCAACTCTACCTTCAACAGCCCGTGCTGCAGGTGATTCATTTAAAAACCTTTTTTCCGTTGCCCGGCAAACTGTTCAGCCGGGTAAGGAATTACCGGAAAGCGGTGGATGATATGCTGTTCGAAGTTTATCCGGGGGAGACACTGGGTCTCGCCGGGGAATCCGGCTGCGGAAAAACAACGCTGGGACGGTCGGTCCTCCGGCTGATCGAACCCACCTCAGGGCAGGTCATCTACAAAGGCAGGCTTCTTTTGGATCTCTCAAGGACAGAGATCCGTGAATTCCGCAAAAACCTCCAGATCATCTTTCAGGATCCGTATTCATCGCTGAATCCACGGATGACGGCAGGAATGGCCATCGTGGAGCCGATGAAGGTACACGGATTGCATTCGGGCGAAAAGGCCCGGCGCCTGAAAGCTTTTGAATTGCTGGAGAAAGTGAACATGGAAGAGCGATACTTTTACCGCTATCCTCATGAACTTTCAGGAGGTCAGCGTCAACGCATCTGCATCGCCCGCGCCCTGGCCGTGGAACCGGAATTCATCATCTGCGATGAGGTGGTCTCCGCCCTCGACGTGTCCATCCAGGCCCAGGTACTCAACCTGCTTAATGCACTGAAAGAAGAATTTAACCTGACGTATATCTTTATCTCGCACGACCTCTCTGTGGTCAAATTCATGTCGGACCGGATCATTATCATGAAAGACGGAAAAATCGTGGAGATGGCCGATGCGGAAGAGCTCTATCAAAACCCGCACGATCCGTATACCCGGAACCTGATACAGGCCATCCCCGTGCTGTCAGTCGGCAGCGGAGCAAAGCGACGTCCTGACGAAAGTCAGGATCAGCAGTCGGCAAAAGTCTGA
- a CDS encoding HigA family addiction module antitoxin — MNKKRLTNIHPGEILLEEFLIPTNVSAYRLSKDIHIPQTRISEIIKGRRRITADTALRLSNYFGNSAKFWLGLQDDYDLEEERLLKKNDLAGIRKNTVNVRPGE; from the coding sequence ATGAATAAAAAAAGACTAACTAACATTCACCCAGGGGAAATTCTACTGGAAGAATTCCTGATCCCGACGAATGTTTCTGCTTACAGACTGTCAAAGGACATTCATATTCCTCAGACACGGATCAGTGAAATAATAAAAGGAAGGCGAAGGATAACTGCGGACACAGCCCTCAGATTAAGCAATTATTTTGGCAATTCGGCAAAATTCTGGCTCGGGCTGCAGGATGATTATGACCTGGAAGAAGAAAGACTCCTGAAAAAAAATGACCTGGCGGGAATCAGAAAGAATACAGTAAATGTAAGACCAGGCGAATAG
- a CDS encoding phosphoribosyltransferase family protein, whose product MSLLKDFVGLVFPEVCAACGSPLVLNEHLICSSCLLHLPRTYFSRERDNPVSQVFWGKLEVYSATALFLFKKGSGVQHLLHQLKYKGNREVGIYLGALLGDELLESELFNTVEAVVPVPLHPRKKRKRGYNQSEVVAEGICRSLTACLDTRTLVRVQYSETQTKKSRYKRWENVRDIFTVTSDTHLAGKHVLLVDDVLTTGSTMEACAGALLKIPQLILSIACIAFATH is encoded by the coding sequence ATGAGTTTACTGAAGGATTTTGTGGGGCTTGTATTTCCGGAGGTGTGTGCGGCCTGCGGCAGTCCGCTGGTTTTGAATGAGCACTTGATTTGCTCTTCCTGCCTGCTGCACCTGCCACGCACCTATTTCAGCAGGGAGCGGGACAATCCCGTGAGCCAGGTGTTCTGGGGCAAGCTGGAGGTCTATTCTGCCACTGCACTGTTTCTGTTCAAAAAAGGAAGCGGAGTGCAGCATCTGTTGCATCAGCTCAAATACAAGGGAAACCGTGAGGTTGGGATCTACCTGGGGGCACTCCTCGGCGATGAGCTCCTGGAAAGTGAACTTTTCAATACGGTGGAGGCTGTGGTGCCGGTACCACTTCATCCCAGGAAAAAAAGGAAGCGGGGATACAATCAGAGCGAGGTGGTGGCCGAAGGCATCTGCCGATCTTTGACAGCTTGCCTGGATACAAGAACCCTTGTCAGGGTGCAGTATTCGGAAACGCAAACCAAAAAATCCCGTTACAAACGCTGGGAAAATGTCAGGGATATTTTCACCGTCACATCGGACACCCATCTGGCAGGAAAACATGTCCTTCTTGTGGACGACGTCCTGACAACAGGTTCCACGATGGAGGCCTGTGCCGGTGCACTTCTTAAGATCCCGCAGCTGATCCTGAGCATTGCCTGCATCGCTTTCGCCACACACTGA